One genomic window of Streptomyces sp. NBC_01498 includes the following:
- the ilvN gene encoding acetolactate synthase small subunit: MSSKHTLSVLVENTPGILARIAALFSRRGFNIDSLAVGVTEHPDISRITIVVNVEDLPLEQVTKQLNKLINVLKIVELEPGAAIQRELVLVKVRADNETRSQIVEIVQLFRAKTVDVSPEAVTIEATGSSDKLDAMLKMLEQFGIKELVQSGTIAIGRGARSITDRSLRALDRSA, translated from the coding sequence ATGTCTTCCAAACACACCCTCTCCGTCCTGGTGGAGAACACCCCCGGCATCCTCGCCAGGATCGCCGCCCTGTTCTCCCGGCGCGGCTTCAACATCGACTCCCTCGCGGTGGGGGTCACCGAGCACCCCGACATCTCCCGTATCACCATCGTGGTCAATGTCGAGGACCTGCCGCTCGAACAGGTGACGAAACAGCTCAACAAGCTGATCAACGTCCTGAAGATCGTCGAGCTGGAACCCGGCGCGGCGATCCAGCGCGAACTCGTCCTGGTGAAGGTCCGCGCCGACAACGAGACGCGCTCCCAGATCGTGGAGATCGTGCAGCTCTTCCGCGCCAAGACCGTGGACGTCTCGCCCGAGGCCGTCACGATCGAGGCCACCGGATCGAGTGACAAGCTCGACGCCATGCTGAAGATGCTGGAGCAGTTCGGCATCAAGGAGCTGGTCCAGTCCGGCACGATCGCCATAGGGCGCGGCGCGCGTTCCATCACCGACCGCAGTCTGCGGGCGCTCGACCGCAGCGCGTAG
- a CDS encoding acetolactate synthase large subunit gives MTEQATGAHPTPRARSGGPSSATVEHVTGAQSLIRSLEEVGADTVFGIPGGAILPAYDPMMDSTRVRHILVRHEQGAGHAATGYAQATGKVGVCMATSGPGATNLVTPIADAHMDSVPLVAITGQVASKAIGTDAFQEADICGITMPITKHNFLVTKAEDIPRTIAEAFHIASTGRPGPVLVDIAKDALQAKTTFSWPPTQELPGYRPVTKPHAKQIREAAKLITQAKRPVLYVGGGVIKARATAELRMLAELTNAPVTTTLMALGAFPDSHPLHVGMPGMHGSVTAVTALQKADLIVALGARFDDRVTGKLDSFAPYAKIVHADVDPAEIGKNRAADVPIVGDAREVLADLVQAVQAEHTDGNTGDYSAWWRDLSRWRETYPLGFDQPADGSLSPQHVIQRIGQLAPDDTIYAAGVGQHQMWAAHFIDYEQPATWLNSGGAGTMGYAVPAAMGAKAGRPDRTVWAIDGDGCFQMTNQELTTCALNNIPIKVAIINNGALGMVRQWQTLFYNQRYSNTVLHAGPDVASGGSFEGAGRAEDAKPNGGTRVPDFVKLAEAMGCVSMRCESPDELDAVIAKANSINDRPVVVDFIVHEDAQVWPMVAAGTSNDEVLAARGVRPDFGDSLDD, from the coding sequence ATGACCGAGCAGGCCACCGGGGCCCACCCGACGCCGCGCGCCCGTAGTGGCGGACCCTCGTCCGCCACCGTTGAGCACGTCACGGGCGCGCAGTCCCTCATCCGCTCTCTTGAGGAAGTGGGGGCCGACACCGTATTCGGCATCCCCGGCGGCGCGATCCTCCCCGCCTACGACCCGATGATGGACTCCACCCGGGTCCGGCACATCCTGGTCCGCCACGAGCAGGGCGCCGGCCACGCGGCCACCGGGTACGCGCAGGCCACCGGCAAGGTCGGCGTCTGCATGGCCACCTCGGGCCCCGGCGCCACCAACCTGGTCACCCCCATCGCCGACGCGCACATGGACTCCGTGCCGCTCGTCGCGATCACCGGCCAGGTGGCGAGCAAGGCCATCGGCACGGACGCCTTCCAGGAGGCGGACATCTGCGGCATCACGATGCCGATCACCAAGCACAACTTCCTGGTCACCAAGGCCGAGGACATCCCGCGCACCATCGCCGAGGCGTTCCACATCGCCTCCACCGGCCGTCCGGGCCCGGTCCTGGTCGACATCGCCAAGGACGCCCTCCAGGCGAAGACCACCTTCAGCTGGCCGCCCACCCAGGAGCTCCCCGGCTACCGCCCCGTCACCAAGCCGCACGCCAAGCAGATCCGCGAGGCCGCCAAGCTGATCACCCAGGCCAAGCGGCCGGTGCTGTACGTCGGCGGCGGGGTCATCAAGGCCCGTGCCACCGCCGAACTGCGGATGCTCGCCGAGCTGACCAACGCCCCCGTCACCACCACCCTGATGGCGCTGGGCGCCTTCCCCGACAGCCACCCGCTGCACGTGGGAATGCCGGGCATGCACGGGTCGGTCACCGCCGTCACCGCGCTCCAGAAGGCCGACCTGATCGTCGCCCTCGGCGCCCGCTTCGACGACCGGGTCACCGGCAAGCTGGACAGCTTCGCCCCCTACGCGAAGATCGTCCACGCCGATGTCGACCCCGCCGAGATCGGCAAGAACCGCGCCGCGGACGTGCCGATCGTCGGTGACGCCCGCGAGGTCCTCGCCGACCTCGTCCAGGCCGTCCAGGCCGAGCACACCGACGGCAACACCGGTGACTACAGCGCCTGGTGGCGCGACCTGAGCCGCTGGCGCGAGACCTACCCGCTCGGCTTCGACCAGCCCGCGGACGGCAGCCTCTCGCCGCAGCACGTCATCCAGCGCATCGGCCAACTGGCCCCGGACGACACCATCTACGCGGCGGGCGTCGGCCAGCACCAGATGTGGGCCGCCCACTTCATCGACTACGAACAGCCCGCCACCTGGCTCAACTCCGGCGGCGCGGGCACGATGGGCTACGCGGTCCCGGCCGCGATGGGCGCCAAGGCCGGCCGCCCGGACCGTACGGTGTGGGCCATCGACGGCGACGGCTGCTTCCAGATGACCAATCAGGAACTGACCACCTGCGCCCTCAACAACATCCCCATCAAGGTCGCGATCATCAACAACGGCGCGCTGGGCATGGTCCGCCAGTGGCAGACCCTGTTCTACAACCAGCGCTACTCCAACACCGTCCTGCACGCCGGCCCCGATGTCGCCTCCGGCGGCTCCTTCGAGGGCGCGGGCCGCGCGGAGGACGCCAAGCCCAACGGCGGCACCCGTGTCCCGGACTTCGTGAAGCTGGCCGAGGCCATGGGCTGCGTCTCCATGCGGTGCGAGTCCCCGGACGAGCTGGACGCGGTGATCGCCAAGGCGAACTCCATCAACGACCGCCCCGTGGTGGTCGACTTCATCGTCCACGAGGACGCCCAGGTCTGGCCGATGGTGGCCGCGGGCACCTCCAACGACGAGGTCCTGGCCGCCCGGGGCGTGCGCCCCGACTTCGGCGACAGCCTGGACGACTGA
- a CDS encoding putative bifunctional diguanylate cyclase/phosphodiesterase has protein sequence MTAPEALIGRPDTSGGTNGTDKDADGGGLLAQLLLALICGGYATGAALGWGSREVALIMGDFGLSVAALIAAVSCFLYARGNDSRFRPAWLLFSLSSAMAAGGNAVWGWYEVVLDRPVPSPSLADLFFLCFAPPAIVGLLVLAKRPVSKAGWVCLGLDAWLIGGSLLTLSWSLALAHTTHFDGETVAHAALSLAYPLLDIVLVSMVLALHFRRSTGSRTAINSAIAALALTVVCDALFTSPLLRESYRSGQLLDAGWFAGSLLLAYAPWGVRKAEESAPAHVRAPRGPRNSGRPIAGSLAALTPYLAAAVCTLGILYNVIEGRRVDRVVVLTGCTVVLALVVRQGIMLVDNIALTHELAQKENHFRSLVQGSSDVIMIAGPEGTLDYVSPAAAGVYGREADGLVGAPLESIIHPDDRGRVKREVRRFLAAPPTEEPTTRIECRFASGTGDWLNVESTVNRHQGGLILNSRDVTERVRLQAQLQHNAEHDPLTDLPNRALFTERVRRSLSGRRVHDPGTAVLFIDLDGFKGVNDRLGHQVGDELLIHAARRLQESVRAGDTAARLGGDEFAALILGDGTDDQTAREYQVHEIADRLRLRLSQPYRIDGNDVRVAASIGVAFAEPGTTPTDLMRNADLAMYRAKAGGKNRVELYAPQMQADVVRRTELATKLRTALRDGEFALLHQPVVDLATGQISAVAAQARWRSTQGILYTPAEFLRGADDSDRTAELGRWLLEEAVKQAAERARAGHATPVTVRLSARRLLDRSLPLGSIEALLTRHGLPSGALLIELADSDPRTSLDELERRLVALRRLGVRIALDGFGSGYAAINALRRLPVDVLKLDRGLVEGVVESARLHKITAGLLRIACDLGMVSVAEGVDLPEQVTALRAMGCTHGQGTAFSGPLDEYRLRRALVRGGFAVPGVPPLPVLTAGSLPVRRTRAATPDMIPRPLNRPTLRSNVETPVPPT, from the coding sequence GTGACCGCCCCCGAGGCCCTCATCGGCCGCCCCGACACCTCCGGCGGCACGAACGGCACCGACAAGGACGCCGACGGCGGCGGCCTCCTCGCGCAACTCCTCCTCGCCCTGATCTGCGGCGGCTACGCCACGGGCGCGGCCCTCGGCTGGGGCTCCCGCGAAGTGGCCCTGATCATGGGCGACTTCGGCCTCAGCGTCGCCGCCCTCATCGCGGCGGTCTCCTGCTTCCTCTACGCCCGGGGCAACGACAGCCGCTTCCGCCCCGCCTGGCTGCTCTTCTCGCTCTCCTCCGCGATGGCCGCCGGCGGGAACGCGGTCTGGGGCTGGTACGAGGTGGTCCTCGACCGCCCCGTGCCGAGCCCGTCCCTCGCCGACCTGTTCTTCCTCTGCTTCGCGCCACCGGCCATCGTCGGCCTGCTCGTCCTGGCCAAACGCCCCGTCAGCAAGGCCGGCTGGGTCTGTCTCGGTCTCGACGCCTGGCTGATCGGCGGCTCGCTCCTCACCCTGTCCTGGAGCCTCGCGCTCGCCCACACCACGCACTTCGACGGCGAGACCGTCGCCCACGCGGCGCTCTCCCTCGCCTATCCGCTGCTGGACATCGTGCTCGTCAGCATGGTGCTCGCCCTGCACTTCCGGCGCTCCACCGGCAGCCGTACGGCGATCAACTCCGCCATCGCCGCGCTCGCCCTCACGGTCGTGTGCGACGCGCTGTTCACCTCCCCGCTGCTCCGCGAGAGCTACCGCTCGGGCCAACTGCTCGACGCGGGCTGGTTCGCCGGGTCGCTGCTGCTCGCGTACGCGCCCTGGGGCGTCCGCAAGGCCGAGGAGAGCGCCCCCGCGCACGTGCGGGCGCCCCGGGGACCCCGGAACTCCGGCAGGCCCATAGCGGGCTCCCTGGCGGCCCTCACGCCGTATCTCGCCGCCGCCGTGTGCACCCTGGGCATCCTGTACAACGTCATCGAGGGCCGGCGCGTCGACCGCGTGGTGGTCCTCACCGGCTGCACGGTCGTCCTGGCCCTGGTCGTCCGGCAGGGCATCATGCTCGTCGACAACATCGCGCTCACCCACGAACTGGCCCAGAAGGAGAACCACTTCCGTTCCCTGGTCCAGGGCTCCAGCGACGTCATCATGATCGCCGGACCCGAGGGCACCCTCGACTACGTCAGCCCGGCCGCCGCCGGTGTCTACGGACGCGAGGCGGACGGTCTCGTCGGCGCCCCGCTCGAATCGATCATCCACCCGGACGACCGCGGCCGGGTCAAACGCGAGGTACGGCGCTTCCTCGCCGCCCCTCCCACGGAGGAACCCACCACCCGCATCGAATGCCGCTTCGCTTCCGGCACCGGCGACTGGCTGAACGTGGAGTCGACGGTCAACCGCCACCAGGGCGGCCTGATCCTCAACAGCCGCGACGTCACCGAACGCGTCCGGCTCCAGGCCCAGTTGCAGCACAACGCCGAGCACGATCCGCTCACCGACCTGCCCAACCGCGCCCTGTTCACCGAGCGGGTCCGCCGCTCCCTGTCCGGCCGCCGGGTCCACGACCCCGGCACGGCGGTGCTCTTCATCGACCTCGACGGCTTCAAGGGCGTCAACGACCGCCTCGGCCACCAGGTCGGCGACGAACTGCTGATCCACGCCGCCCGCCGCCTCCAGGAGTCCGTACGGGCCGGGGACACCGCCGCCCGGCTCGGCGGGGACGAGTTCGCCGCGCTCATCCTCGGCGACGGCACCGACGACCAGACCGCCCGCGAGTACCAGGTCCACGAGATCGCCGACCGGCTGCGCCTGCGGCTCTCCCAGCCGTACCGCATCGACGGCAACGACGTCCGGGTCGCCGCCTCCATCGGCGTCGCTTTCGCCGAGCCCGGCACCACCCCCACCGACCTCATGCGCAACGCCGACCTCGCCATGTACCGCGCCAAGGCCGGCGGCAAGAACCGCGTCGAGCTGTACGCGCCCCAGATGCAGGCCGACGTGGTCCGCAGGACCGAACTGGCCACCAAGCTGCGCACCGCCCTGCGCGACGGCGAGTTCGCCCTGCTCCACCAGCCCGTGGTCGACCTGGCCACCGGACAGATCTCCGCCGTCGCCGCCCAGGCCCGCTGGCGCTCCACCCAGGGCATCCTCTACACACCCGCCGAGTTCCTGCGCGGCGCCGACGACAGCGACCGCACCGCCGAGTTAGGACGCTGGCTCCTGGAGGAGGCCGTCAAGCAGGCCGCCGAGCGCGCCCGCGCCGGCCACGCCACACCGGTCACCGTCCGGCTCTCCGCCCGCAGACTCCTCGACCGCTCCCTGCCGCTCGGCTCCATCGAGGCACTCCTGACCCGCCACGGGCTGCCCTCCGGAGCCCTGCTGATCGAACTGGCCGACAGCGATCCCCGGACCTCCCTGGACGAGCTGGAACGCCGTCTGGTCGCCCTGCGCCGTCTCGGCGTACGGATCGCGCTGGACGGCTTCGGCAGCGGCTACGCGGCGATCAACGCGCTGCGCCGGCTCCCCGTCGACGTACTGAAACTCGACCGGGGGCTGGTCGAGGGCGTCGTGGAGTCCGCCCGGCTGCACAAGATCACGGCCGGACTGCTCCGGATCGCCTGCGACCTCGGCATGGTCTCGGTGGCCGAGGGCGTGGACCTGCCGGAACAGGTCACGGCACTGCGCGCCATGGGCTGCACCCACGGGCAGGGCACGGCGTTCTCCGGCCCGCTCGACGAGTACCGGCTGCGCCGCGCCCTGGTCCGGGGCGGTTTCGCCGTCCCCGGGGTCCCGCCGCTGCCGGTGCTGACCGCCGGATCGCTGCCCGTGCGGCGTACGCGCGCGGCCACCCCCGACATGATCCCGCGCCCCCTCAACCGTCCTACCCTCCGCTCAAATGTTGAGACGCCAGTCCCACCCACTTGA
- a CDS encoding 2-hydroxyacid dehydrogenase — translation MTPDVWLPIPADEIEGLPGDLAYRHWDGGADYPADPADCAFYVVPYMKGMDVALRPLAAMTSVRVVQTLSAGIDHVTPGLGTLPAGVRLCNARGVHEASTAELTLALILASLRGIPGFVRGQDAEEWRSGFYPALADRSVLIVGYGSIGAAVEDRLTPFECARVARVARSARATERGPVHALADLPDLLPEADVVIMTTPLTEETKGLAGAEFLARMKDGALFVNVARGPVADTGALLAELESGRIRAALDVTDPEPLPAGHPLWHAPGVVISPHVGGSTSAFMPRAKRLLADQLTRYAAGEVLRNVVLTTG, via the coding sequence ATGACTCCAGACGTGTGGCTGCCGATCCCCGCCGACGAGATAGAAGGACTCCCCGGGGACCTGGCCTACCGCCACTGGGACGGCGGCGCGGACTACCCCGCCGACCCGGCCGACTGCGCCTTCTACGTCGTGCCGTACATGAAGGGCATGGACGTCGCGCTCCGGCCCCTCGCCGCCATGACGTCCGTACGCGTCGTCCAGACCCTGTCGGCCGGGATCGACCACGTCACACCGGGACTCGGCACACTGCCCGCCGGCGTACGCCTCTGCAACGCCCGAGGCGTCCACGAGGCCAGCACGGCGGAGCTCACCCTCGCGCTGATCCTCGCCTCCCTGCGCGGCATCCCCGGCTTCGTCCGGGGCCAGGACGCCGAGGAGTGGCGCTCCGGCTTCTACCCCGCGCTCGCCGACAGGTCCGTCCTCATCGTCGGCTACGGCTCCATAGGCGCGGCCGTCGAGGACCGGCTCACGCCCTTCGAGTGCGCGCGGGTGGCGCGCGTGGCGCGCTCCGCCCGTGCCACCGAGCGCGGCCCCGTGCACGCGCTCGCCGATCTGCCGGACCTGCTCCCCGAGGCGGACGTCGTGATCATGACGACGCCGCTCACCGAGGAGACGAAGGGGCTGGCCGGAGCCGAGTTCCTGGCCCGGATGAAGGACGGCGCCCTGTTCGTGAACGTCGCGCGCGGCCCCGTCGCCGACACCGGGGCGCTCCTCGCCGAACTGGAAAGCGGAAGGATCCGGGCCGCTCTGGACGTCACCGATCCGGAACCCCTCCCGGCGGGCCACCCTCTCTGGCATGCTCCGGGTGTCGTCATCAGCCCGCACGTGGGCGGCTCCACCTCGGCCTTCATGCCCCGTGCCAAGCGTCTGCTCGCCGATCAGCTCACCCGCTACGCGGCGGGGGAGGTTCTGCGCAACGTCGTGCTCACCACCGGCTGA
- a CDS encoding aldo/keto reductase → MERRAIGATALTVGAVGLGCMPMSWAYTASERRGDRSSRTVHAALDAGTTLLDTADMYGPFTNELLLGRVLEERRGDVFLSTKCGLLVGDQHLVANGRPGYVRRACDASLRRLRTDVIDLYQLHRADPEVPVEETWGAMAELVAAGKVRALGMCAVDASASRRTGADRYGGTIRLLERMQQVFPVSAVQAELSVWSREAAERLLPWCAARGVGFLAAMPLGNGYLTGTLTPGQGFEPDDVRARHPRFTAEMMASNQPVVAGLRRVAERHGATPAQVALAWVLARGPQVVPVPGAKRERWAVENARAAELELSPADLAEIAAPPPAWESWH, encoded by the coding sequence TTGGAGCGCAGGGCGATCGGTGCGACGGCACTCACGGTGGGCGCCGTCGGACTCGGCTGTATGCCGATGAGCTGGGCCTACACCGCGTCCGAGCGGCGGGGCGACCGTTCGTCGCGCACGGTGCACGCGGCGCTCGACGCGGGTACGACGCTGCTGGACACGGCCGACATGTACGGCCCGTTCACCAACGAGCTGCTGCTGGGGCGGGTGCTGGAGGAGCGGCGGGGCGACGTCTTCCTGTCCACCAAGTGCGGTCTGCTGGTGGGTGATCAGCATCTCGTCGCCAACGGCCGCCCCGGCTATGTGCGCCGGGCGTGCGACGCGTCGCTGCGGCGGCTGCGGACGGATGTGATCGACCTGTACCAGCTGCACCGCGCCGATCCGGAGGTGCCGGTCGAGGAGACCTGGGGCGCGATGGCGGAGCTGGTGGCGGCGGGGAAGGTGCGGGCGCTGGGGATGTGCGCGGTGGACGCGTCCGCGTCGCGCCGTACGGGCGCGGACCGGTACGGCGGAACGATTCGGCTGCTGGAGCGGATGCAGCAGGTGTTCCCGGTGAGCGCGGTGCAGGCGGAGCTGTCGGTCTGGTCGCGGGAGGCGGCGGAGCGGCTGCTGCCGTGGTGCGCGGCGCGGGGGGTGGGATTCCTGGCGGCGATGCCGCTGGGCAACGGCTATCTGACCGGGACGCTCACCCCGGGGCAGGGGTTCGAGCCGGACGACGTACGGGCCAGGCATCCGCGCTTCACCGCCGAGATGATGGCGTCGAACCAGCCGGTGGTGGCGGGGCTGCGGCGGGTCGCCGAGCGGCACGGGGCGACCCCGGCGCAGGTGGCGCTGGCGTGGGTGCTGGCACGCGGCCCGCAGGTGGTGCCCGTTCCGGGGGCGAAGCGGGAGCGGTGGGCGGTGGAGAACGCGCGCGCGGCGGAGCTGGAGCTGTCACCGGCGGATCTGGCCGAGATCGCGGCGCCGCCCCCGGCGTGGGAGTCGTGGCACTGA
- a CDS encoding PQQ-dependent sugar dehydrogenase — protein MQRAPVTALLVAAALLVATACSSSDEAPRAEGPTGSPSASDGSASPDGAAKPSAPPAKGSAKVVSTLTEGLKSPWGIAALPEGDLLVGSRDAGTITRVDAETGAKTEVGEVPGVSPGGEGGLLGLALSPTFAADTYVYAYFTTDSDNRIARMLYDPKRPVGRQLGAPDTVLRGIPKGTIHNGGRIAFGPDRMLYAGTGETGDTGLAQDKKSLGGKILRMTPEGEPAHGNPEADSVVYTYGHRNVQGLAWDSGKRLWASEFGQNTWDELNLIEPGKNYGWPEAEGKAGKAGFVDPVEEWRTRDASPSGIAFAEGSIWMAALRGERLWRIPLAGPKASAAPQAFLEGEYGRLRTVLATGDGALWLLTNNTDGRGTPKPGDDRILRVDVT, from the coding sequence GTGCAACGTGCTCCAGTGACGGCCCTGTTGGTGGCGGCGGCGCTGCTCGTGGCGACCGCGTGCTCGTCCTCCGACGAGGCGCCGAGGGCCGAGGGCCCGACGGGTTCCCCGTCGGCGTCGGACGGGTCGGCGTCCCCGGACGGCGCGGCGAAGCCGTCGGCGCCGCCCGCGAAGGGCTCGGCGAAGGTGGTGTCCACGCTCACCGAGGGCCTGAAATCGCCGTGGGGCATCGCCGCGCTGCCCGAGGGCGATCTGCTGGTGGGCTCGCGCGACGCGGGCACGATCACCCGGGTCGATGCCGAGACCGGCGCGAAGACCGAGGTGGGCGAGGTGCCCGGGGTCTCCCCCGGCGGCGAGGGCGGGCTGCTGGGCCTGGCGCTGTCGCCGACGTTCGCCGCCGACACCTATGTGTACGCGTACTTCACGACGGACTCCGACAATCGCATCGCCCGGATGCTGTACGACCCGAAGAGGCCGGTGGGCCGGCAACTGGGCGCGCCCGACACGGTGCTGCGGGGCATCCCGAAGGGCACCATCCACAACGGTGGCCGGATCGCGTTCGGCCCGGACCGGATGCTCTACGCGGGCACGGGTGAGACGGGCGACACGGGCCTCGCGCAGGACAAGAAGTCCCTGGGCGGGAAGATTCTGCGGATGACCCCGGAGGGTGAGCCGGCGCACGGCAACCCGGAGGCGGACTCGGTCGTGTACACGTACGGCCACCGCAATGTGCAGGGGCTCGCCTGGGACTCCGGGAAGCGGCTGTGGGCGTCGGAGTTCGGCCAGAACACCTGGGACGAGCTGAATCTGATCGAGCCGGGGAAGAATTACGGCTGGCCGGAGGCCGAGGGCAAGGCGGGGAAGGCGGGCTTCGTCGATCCGGTGGAGGAGTGGCGTACCCGCGACGCGTCCCCGAGCGGGATCGCCTTCGCCGAGGGGTCGATCTGGATGGCGGCCCTGCGCGGCGAGCGGCTGTGGCGGATCCCGCTGGCCGGGCCGAAGGCGTCGGCGGCCCCGCAGGCGTTCCTGGAGGGCGAGTACGGGCGGCTGCGCACGGTGCTGGCGACCGGCGACGGGGCGCTGTGGCTCCTGACCAACAACACGGACGGCCGGGGCACCCCGAAGCCGGGGGACGACCGGATTCTGCGGGTGGACGTGACGTAG
- a CDS encoding GNAT family N-acetyltransferase — protein MFAVSLGDDGAELRPLEPWQAEEFLAHMDRARDLVDQHVRLAQVVTDLGSARAMLVRYAESQAADGGRLYGIWLDGTLVGGVMFRLFDADAGTCEVGCWLEPAATGRGLVTRAVRVIVDWAVERRGIHRVEWVVSSANLPSVRTAERLGLRREGVLRESSVHHGKRQDNEIWSVLAPEWRELRGTTG, from the coding sequence ATGTTCGCCGTATCACTGGGGGACGACGGGGCGGAACTGAGACCGCTGGAGCCGTGGCAGGCGGAGGAGTTCCTGGCCCACATGGACCGCGCACGGGACCTGGTGGACCAGCATGTGCGGCTCGCCCAGGTCGTGACCGACCTCGGCTCGGCGCGGGCCATGCTCGTCCGGTACGCCGAGAGTCAGGCCGCCGACGGCGGACGCCTCTACGGCATCTGGCTCGACGGCACCCTCGTCGGCGGCGTGATGTTCCGGCTCTTCGACGCCGACGCGGGCACCTGCGAGGTCGGCTGCTGGCTAGAACCGGCGGCCACGGGGCGCGGACTGGTGACCCGCGCGGTCCGGGTCATCGTCGACTGGGCGGTGGAACGCCGCGGCATCCACCGTGTGGAGTGGGTGGTGTCGTCGGCCAACCTGCCGAGCGTGCGGACGGCCGAACGGCTCGGTCTGCGCCGCGAGGGGGTACTGCGGGAGAGCAGCGTGCACCACGGGAAACGGCAGGACAACGAGATCTGGTCGGTCCTCGCCCCCGAGTGGCGTGAGCTGCGGGGGACGACCGGCTGA